The genomic DNA TTCCGGAAATCCAGGCCGCCGCCGGCTCGCTCGCCGGAACGGCGCAGGTCATCCACGAGGGCAAGAACTGGAATACGACCATCAACGGCACCACGACGGGGCATTTCATGGTCCGCGACTGGCAGCTCGCGAGCGGTCGCTATTTTTCCGGTTCCGAAGAGGCCGGCGCCGGCAAGGTCGTGATCCTCGGAAGCACGGTCGCACGCGAGCTGTTCGCGGACGGCGACGACCCGATCGGCGCGCAGATCCGGATCATGAAGGTGCCGCTCGAGGTGGTCGGCGTTCTCGACCGCAAGGGCCCCGCGCAGGACGACGTCGCCTTCGTGCCGCTCGCCACCGCCAAGCTGCGTTTCCTCGGCAGTGCCAGCAACATCAACAGGGATTCGGTCGCGTACATCATCGCCAAAGTCGCCGGTGACGGACAGATGGCGGGCGCGCGAGCGGAGATCGAGAATTTGCTGCGGCAGCGCCACCGTATCCCCGCCGGCCAGGAGGACGATTTCAAGGTCCAGGATCCGGCCGCCGCGATGGAGGCGCAGCAGGGCGCGATCCGCACTGTCGCGCTGCTGCTCGTCGCCATCGCCTCGGTCTCGTTGCTCGTCGGCGGCATCAGCATCATGAATGTCATGATCGTGTCGGTCACCGAGCGCACGCGGGAGATCGGAATCCGCCGTGCGCTGGGCGGGCGGATGCGGGACATCCGTCTGCAGTTCCTGTGCGAGGCACTCGTGCTCTGCCTGCTCGGCGGAGCCATCGGGGTTGCCGGCGGCGTCACGCTCTCGATGACGGTCGCCCGCATGGCAGGATGGGTCACCTCGATCGACGGTCAGGCGATCGGCCTTGCCCTCGTGTTCTCGATCGCCACCGGCCTCATCTTCGGTTTCTATCCCGCCCACAAGGCATCCAAGCTCAGCCCCATCGAGGCGCTCAAAACGGAGTGAGAAGATGCTGGAAGCGGACCATTCAGCGCGTAGCCCAGGGAGGAGCCCATCATGAGCCCGGATCCGAAGGATTCGATAGCACCGACGCCGCGCGAGCGCGAGCTGATGATGTTGATCGCGCGAGGGCTGCAGAACAAGAACATCGCCTACGAGCTCAAGATCTCCGAGAACACGGTGCGGGCGCATATCGGCAACATCATGCGCAAATACCGGCTTCAGAACAGGACGCAGATCGCGATCGCGTTTGCCCTGCACGCGGCCCCGTTGTCGCTACGCCGCGATCTCGCCAGACCCGACCGCCATCCGCAGGCGCCAAAGCCCGCTTAGGCCGCTGCACAAAGTCCGGCGGTGCTTCTTGCTCCGTCATTGCGAGCGCAGCGATTTGCCCGCCGAAGCCTAGGTGAAGGCGGAAGCAATTCAGAGTCTTTCCGCGGAGGAATTCTGGATTGCTTCCTGCGCTCGCAATGACGAAGTTGAAGCAGTGATGCGCTAAACACCGCTCTCGTACCCCAAACACAGCGCAGCGCTTCCCCGGCGATGCGAAGCATCGTCCGGTTCAGCGGTGCGCTGCCGAGCCGGGGCCCATGTTGTAGCGGGCCGTGCAGCCTGCTGGGTCCCGGCTCTGCGCAGCAGCGCGAAGGGCGTTGCAGCGCGTCCGAGACACGAGACCAAGCCCCCTCCCCAGCCCTCTTGCATGGCTCTCAGCTCTTGTAACACAACCGTCATGCAGCGAAACTAAACGAAGCCGGGGCCGCGGGTTGCGGCCGTGCCGCCTCACCGCAGGGAGAGATTTGATGCGCCGTTCACTGCTGTTGCTGTCCGCTGGATTGACAATCTTGTCCACCGGATTTGCCTCCGCCCAGAACAACACGCCCCGCAATCTGATCCTGTTCATTCCGGACGGCCTGCGCGCGCTGAAGGTCAATCCCGACACGGCGCCCGCCATGGCCGAGGTCCGCGACAAGGGCGTCAATTTCAAGAATTCGCACTCGCTGTTCCCGACCTTCACCATGGCCAACGGCTCGGCGATGTCGACCGGCCATTATCTCGGCGACACCGGCGTGTTCTCCAACACGATCTGGACCAATTACACCTCCGTTCCGGCAGGCAATACGGTCGTCCCCTTCATCGAGAACGACGCCGTGCTCGGCGATATCGACGAGCATTTTAGCGGCAACTACCTCAACGAGGACACCCTCCTGAAGCTGGCGCGCGACAAGGGCTACAGCACCGCCGCGCTGGGCAAGCATGGTCCGACCTATCAGTTCGACCACACCGACAAGCCCGAAAAGCCCGGCCTGCATTCGATCGTGTTCGACGACGCCACCGGCGGCAAGAACGGAGTGGCGCTGTCCGACGAGGTGAAGGACGCCCTCACCAAGGCGGGCCTGCCCACCACCACGCCGCCGCGTGGCGACAATGCCAAGGCGGGCGATGCCAAGACGCCCGGCACCACGTCCGCCAACGTCGCGCAGCAGGCCTATTTCGCCGACGTCGCCGCCAAGGTGGTGCTGCCGATGTTCAAGGCGCGCAACAAGCCATTCGTGCTGGTGTTCTGGTCGCGCGATCCCGACGGCAGCCAGCACAACACCGGCGACAGCCTCAACCAGATCAAGCCCGGCATCAACGGTCCGACCTCGTTGGCCGGCATCAAGAACGCCGACACCAACCTCGCCCAGCTCCGCAAGGCGCTCGACGAGCTCGGGCTCACCGCCTCGACCAACATCATCGTGTCGGCCGACCACGGCTTCTCCACCATCTCCAAGGAAAGCAAGACCAGCCCCTCGGCCAAGGTCAGCTATGACGACACGCCGGCAGACTTCCTACCGATGGGCTTCCTGGCGCTCGATCTCGCCAAGGCGCTCGACCTGCCGCTGTTCGACCCCAACGACAAGAACGCGAAGATCGAGGGCAACAAGCATCCCAAGGCCGGCAACGGCGTGCTCGGCAAGGATCCGGAGAAGCCCGATCTCGTCGTCGCCACCAATGGCGGCTCCGACCTCGTCTATCTCCCGAACAAGGACAAGAAGCTGGCGGAGAAGACCATCAAGGCGCTGCTCGCGCAGGACTACGTCTCCGGCCTGTTCGTCGACGATTCGCTCGGCCGCTTCCCCGGCACGCTGCCGCTGTCGAGCCTCAATCTGCGCGGCAAGGCCGCAACGCCGACCCCGTCGATCGTCGTCAACTTCCGCTCCTATGCCAGCGATTGTGGCGAGGCGCCGACCAATTGCTCGGTGCAGGTCGCCGACACCGTGCTGCGCCAGGGCCAGGGCATGCATGGCAGTTTCAGCCGCGGCGACACCATGAACTTCATGGCCGCGATCGGTCCGGATTTCAAAGCCGGCTTCGTCGACGAGCTGCCGGTCAGCAATGCGGATGTCGGCATGACGGCCGCCCGGCTGATGGGCCTGCGGGCGACGCAGAAGGGAGAGCTGGTCGGCCGCGTGATGTCGGAAGCCATGCCCAACGGCCCCGTGCCGAAGGCCTATGCGGGCACGCTGAAGTCCAAGCCGGCCGAGGGCGGCCTGACCACCGTCCTGAACTTCCAGCGCGTCGGCAGCCAGCACTATTTCGACGCCGCCGGCTTCCCGGGCCGCACGCTCGGCCTCGAGCCGGACGCCGGCAAACAAAAAACGGCGGGGAAATAACCCCGCCGTTCGATCTCGTCAGAGACGCTGAGACGTTACATCCCGATGTCGAACACGTTCGGCAATTGGCCGGCCAGAGGCAGCGCGGTGGCGCCGAGGAACGTCGCCACCATCGCCATGAGGCGACGGTTGTTGTGGCGCTTGCCGCGCATCTGGGCGGCGATCCACTCCAGCATCTCGCTGTTGACCTTGGAGGCATAGGACGGCGCCCAGCTCTCGATCTCGGTGTCGGCCGCCAGCGCGACGCTGCGCGGCGGCACCTTCAGGCCCGATGCGCTTGCGGCATAATGGGCGACGGCCTTGGCGAGCAAATCGTCGAACCGGCCGGCATCGGTGCGCTCGGTCGCGGCCTCGTTGATCTCGAACAGGATCTCGGCCTCGGCGCAGCTGACCGGCTGATCGTTGACGGCGGTCGCGGTCAGGATCCGCGTGCACCAAGCGGTGTCATCGGCATCCAGCGAACGGGAGAAATGCACCCTTCCCTTGGTGGTCGGGCCTTCGCCGGTGATCACGCCGTCGCGCACGATGGAGAGTGCGTGGGCCGCGGTATCGCGGCAGGACGGTTCGAGAGACGGCGACTCGACAGATTTAGGCGCAGCGGCAGACATAGTTCACTTCCAGACTTCTTCTGATCGGCCAGCATTTTCATGCCGGCGTAAAGGGGTGGTTAACGATTCGATACGGGGATCGCGACTTTTCTAGATGGTTGCCAATTGGTCGCTGTCAGGACCGTTTTGGTTCTAGGACGCGCCGGGCGAGCGTGATGGAAGTCATAAAAGGCATAATCGGGGCGAGCGAGACCGTGTGACCCCGGGTGGGGATGTTTCGCCGCAGGTGCCGCTGTAACAATAAGTTGCTAGAAAATCGGGCCTTCAGGCAAGGAATTCACATTTTACTTGAGCGGGTTCAGTTGCCGTTCACTTGGCACTGCAAGGCCCTTATAATGAGCAGGACGACCCGCGAGAATTCGCCAGTTAATTCAATACGATGAGGTAAGATCATGACACTTCCGATCGGCGCCACCGCACCCGACTTCGAAGCCGAGACCACCGAAGGGAAGATCAAGTTCCACGACTGGATCGGCAACAGCTGGGCGCTGTTGTTCTCGCACCCCAAGGACTTCACGCCGGTTTGCACGACCGAGCTCGGGGCCCTCGCCAAGCTGAAGCCGGAGTTCGACAAGCGCGGCGTCAAGCTGATGGGCCTGTCGGTTGATCCGGTCGACCGCCATGCCAAATGGTCGGAAGACATCAAGGAGACGCAGGGCGCAGCTCCGAACTTTCCGATGATCGGCGACACCGATTACAACGTCTCGAAGCTCTACGGCATGCTGCCGGCCGCCATCTCGGGCGATCCCCTCACCCGCACTGCCGCCGACAACCAGACCGTCCGCAACGTCTTCATCATCGGGCCGGACAAGAAGATCAAGCTGGTGCTGGTCTATCCGATGACCACGGGCCGGAACTTCCAGGAAATCCTGCGCGTCGTCGACTCGCTCCAGCTCACCGCCAAGCATCGCGTCGCCACCCCGGCCGACTGGTCGCAGGGTGACGACGTCATCATCGCGGGCTCGGTCTCCAACGACGAGGCCAAGACGATCTATCCGCAGGGCTGGAAGGAGCCGAAGCCCTACATCCGCATCGTGCCGCAGCCGAAATAGTCGACAGTCATTCCGGGGCGGTCCGAAGGACCGAGCCCGGAATCTCAGGATGCTCTGGTGCGCAATTGCGCACCAGAGTTCGGTGCTTCGCACCGCCCCGGGATGACAACGCTGGCTTACGCCGCCCGCACGCGGTCGAGGAAACCGTCGACCTCTGCCTTCAGATGCAGGCTTTCGCCCGATAGCGCCTGGGCCGAGGCGAACATCCGGCTCGACGTCTCGCCGGTCTCGCTGGCGCCCTTGGCCGCATGGCGGACGTTGACGGCGACATCGGCCGTGCCTGAGACCGCCGCGCGAACGCTCGCCGCGATGTTGTGGGTTGCGCTTTTCTGCTGCTCGACCGCAGCCGAGATCGAGCCGGCAATCCCGCTGATGCGCTCGATGGTCTGGCTGATCGCCTTGATGGCGGCGACCGATTCCTCGGTCGCGAGCTGCATGCTGGCGATCTGGTTCGAGATCTCGTCAGTCGCCTTGGCGGTCTGGCCAGCCAGCGTCTTGACCTCCTGAGCCACCACCGCGAAGCCGCGGCCGGCATCGCCCGCGCGCGCGGCCTCGATGGTGGCGTTCAACGCCAGCAGATTGGTCTGCTCGGCGATCGAGGTGATCAGCTTGACGACGTCGCCGATCCGCGCGCCGGCCTCCGACAGCTGCGCGATGCGCTGGTCGGTCGCCTCGGCCTGTTGCACCGCCTCGGCCGAAATCTGGTTGGATTCCTGCACGCGCCGGGCGATCTCGGAGATCGATTGAGACAGCTCGTCCGAGGCCGATGCGGCCGAACGCACGTGTTCGGAAGCATTTTCGGAAGCCCCGGCGGACTGCGCCGAAAGATCGGCGGTGGAGCGGGCGACGTCGGTCAGCTGACGCGCCGCGCGCTCGAATTCGCTGGAGGAGGTCAGCACCTTGTCGAGGATGCCGCCGACGCTGCCGCGGAACTCCTCGACGAAGTTGCGCAGGTCGGATTTGCGCTGCTCGACCGCCGCGGCCGAGGCCGCCGCCTGCTCGCTACGCATGCGCGCGCGCTCCAGCGAATTGCTCTTGAACACCGCGACGGTGCGGGCGATCTCGCCGATCTCGTCGGCGCGATCCTCGCATTCGATCGCGACGTCGCTCTGGCCGTTGGCAAGCGCCGTGAGCGAGCGCGTGACCGAGGTGAGCGGCCGGGTGACGCGGCGGACGACCAGCATGGTCAGGACCAGCACCAGAAGCGCGGCAAGGCCGGCGGCCACGGCCATGCTCTCGATGGCGTGGGCCAGCATGCTTTCGTACTGGATCATGGGGATGCCGACATAGAGAATGCCGACGACCTTGCCGGCCCCGTCCGCGATCGGGAAATAGGCGGTCATGAATGTCTTGCCGAACAGCGTCGCCGGCCCCTTATAGGCCTCGCCCCGGCGCAGCGGCGCCTGCCCCGGATGGTCGGCGGCCAGCTGGGTGCCGACGGCGCGGTCGCCATTTTCCTTTTTCACGTTGGTGGAGCGGCGGACGAACTGCCCGCTGGCATCATCGTACACGAACAGGGTCGCATTGCCGCCGACATAGGACACCGCGCGATCGACGATGGCGTGGTCCGTAAAGCTGGGCATCGCGGGGATTTCGGCACGCACCACCGCGCCATCGCGCATCGTGATCTTGGCGGCCGGAACGATCTCGGTGAAGGCCAGCGCCAGCGTGCGCAGATTGACCTCGATGTCGCGCAATGCGCGATCGTTGAAGGCGGAGGTCAGCGACCAATAGCCGGCGCCGACCACGAGTGCCGTGTTCACGGCGATCAGCAGCACGGCGCACAGAACCGCCTTGGTGCCGAGCTTGAACTGCGGCAACAACTTCCCGGTCAAAACGTTGGACATGAATGGAATTACCCCCGTAATTCCTGCATATTCGTGCAACGCCCTTACGGTCCCATTAACGACGGTTCATACCGCCGGGGGCCGGCATGCCTTCCAAATCGTAAACGAGGACACTCCTGACCCCGCCCAGCGTGCCGCCCATCATCGTCTGGTTTCGCGACGATCTTCGCTTGTCCGACCATCCCGCCCTGCACGCCGCCGCGACATCAGGTGCGCCGGTGGTCTGCCTTTATGTCCTCGACGACAGCGTCGCGCGCCCACCCGGCGGAGCAACGCGCTGGTGGCTGGCGCAGTCGCTGCGGGCGCTCGGCGCAGCGATCGCTGCGCGCGGCGGATCGCTGGTGCTGCGCCGGGGACCGGCGGCCAGGATGATCCCGGAATTGGTCCGCGAAACCGGGGCCCGCTCCGTCTACTGGAATGGGATCGCGCAGGCGCCGCATCAGGCCGTCGAGCGCCAGCTCGAGGCGGCACTGGCAAGGCTCGGCGTGGACTCGCAGAGCTTCCCTGGCGATCTCCTCGTCCCGCCCTCGGCCATCCGCACCAAGGAGGGCCGCGGCTTGCGCGTGTTCACGCCGTTCTGGCGACGCGTGCTATCGCTCGGCGATCCACCCAAGCCCTTGCCGGCACCGAAGGAGCTTCGCCCGCCTGCGATGGTTGCGAGCGACAGGCTGGAGAGCTGGAAGCTCGAGCCGGCCAAGCCGGATTGGGCGGGCGGCCTGCGCGAGACATGGACACCGGGCGAAGCGTCCGCCCGGGCGCGCCTGCGCGACTTCCTTGGGCATACCGTGCGCGGCTATGTCGGCGACCGCGATCGACCGGATCGCGAAGGCACCTCCGGCCTGTCGCCGCATTTGAGGTTCGGCGAGCTCAGCCCGCGCCAGGTCTGGCATGCCGCGCAGTTCGCCGCGGACGAAGATCCGGCACTCGGCCCCGGCATTGAAAAGTTCCTGAGCGAGCTCGGTTGGCGCGAGTTCTGCCGCCACCTCCTCCACGACCATCCCGACCTCGCCAGCGAAAACCTGCAGACGAATTTCGACGGCTTCCCCTGGAAACGCGACGCCAAGGCGCTCGCCGCCTGGCAGCGCGGCCGCACCGGCTATCCGATCGTCGATGCCGGCCTGCGCGAGCTCTGGCACACCGGGGTGATGCACAACCGGGTGCGGATGGTGGTGGCGTCCTTCCTGGTCAAGCACCTCCTGATCGACTGGCGCGAGGGCGAAGCCTGGTTCTGGGACACGCTGGTCGATGCGGATGCCGGCAGCAATCCCGCCAATTGGCAATGGGTCGCTGGCTGCGGCGCCGACGCCGCGCCCTATTTCCGCGTATTCAATCCGCAGCTGCAGGGCGAGAAGTTCGATCCGGATGGAACCTATGTCCGGCGCTGGGTGCCGGAGCTGCAAGAGATGCCGGCCAAGCTGATCCATCAGCCTTGGC from Bradyrhizobium sp. CCBAU 53351 includes the following:
- a CDS encoding ABC transporter permease translates to MTMLQAFQIALHALRLNPLRSFLTMLGIVIGVASIVTVFAIGAGAQLRLQEQIRSIGANVLMITPGAVYQGGVRLKDGSKLTMTEGDVQAILEQIPEIQAAAGSLAGTAQVIHEGKNWNTTINGTTTGHFMVRDWQLASGRYFSGSEEAGAGKVVILGSTVARELFADGDDPIGAQIRIMKVPLEVVGVLDRKGPAQDDVAFVPLATAKLRFLGSASNINRDSVAYIIAKVAGDGQMAGARAEIENLLRQRHRIPAGQEDDFKVQDPAAAMEAQQGAIRTVALLLVAIASVSLLVGGISIMNVMIVSVTERTREIGIRRALGGRMRDIRLQFLCEALVLCLLGGAIGVAGGVTLSMTVARMAGWVTSIDGQAIGLALVFSIATGLIFGFYPAHKASKLSPIEALKTE
- a CDS encoding response regulator transcription factor, producing MSPDPKDSIAPTPRERELMMLIARGLQNKNIAYELKISENTVRAHIGNIMRKYRLQNRTQIAIAFALHAAPLSLRRDLARPDRHPQAPKPA
- a CDS encoding nucleotide pyrophosphatase/phosphodiesterase family protein: MRRSLLLLSAGLTILSTGFASAQNNTPRNLILFIPDGLRALKVNPDTAPAMAEVRDKGVNFKNSHSLFPTFTMANGSAMSTGHYLGDTGVFSNTIWTNYTSVPAGNTVVPFIENDAVLGDIDEHFSGNYLNEDTLLKLARDKGYSTAALGKHGPTYQFDHTDKPEKPGLHSIVFDDATGGKNGVALSDEVKDALTKAGLPTTTPPRGDNAKAGDAKTPGTTSANVAQQAYFADVAAKVVLPMFKARNKPFVLVFWSRDPDGSQHNTGDSLNQIKPGINGPTSLAGIKNADTNLAQLRKALDELGLTASTNIIVSADHGFSTISKESKTSPSAKVSYDDTPADFLPMGFLALDLAKALDLPLFDPNDKNAKIEGNKHPKAGNGVLGKDPEKPDLVVATNGGSDLVYLPNKDKKLAEKTIKALLAQDYVSGLFVDDSLGRFPGTLPLSSLNLRGKAATPTPSIVVNFRSYASDCGEAPTNCSVQVADTVLRQGQGMHGSFSRGDTMNFMAAIGPDFKAGFVDELPVSNADVGMTAARLMGLRATQKGELVGRVMSEAMPNGPVPKAYAGTLKSKPAEGGLTTVLNFQRVGSQHYFDAAGFPGRTLGLEPDAGKQKTAGK
- a CDS encoding peroxiredoxin, producing the protein MTLPIGATAPDFEAETTEGKIKFHDWIGNSWALLFSHPKDFTPVCTTELGALAKLKPEFDKRGVKLMGLSVDPVDRHAKWSEDIKETQGAAPNFPMIGDTDYNVSKLYGMLPAAISGDPLTRTAADNQTVRNVFIIGPDKKIKLVLVYPMTTGRNFQEILRVVDSLQLTAKHRVATPADWSQGDDVIIAGSVSNDEAKTIYPQGWKEPKPYIRIVPQPK
- a CDS encoding methyl-accepting chemotaxis protein, with the protein product MSNVLTGKLLPQFKLGTKAVLCAVLLIAVNTALVVGAGYWSLTSAFNDRALRDIEVNLRTLALAFTEIVPAAKITMRDGAVVRAEIPAMPSFTDHAIVDRAVSYVGGNATLFVYDDASGQFVRRSTNVKKENGDRAVGTQLAADHPGQAPLRRGEAYKGPATLFGKTFMTAYFPIADGAGKVVGILYVGIPMIQYESMLAHAIESMAVAAGLAALLVLVLTMLVVRRVTRPLTSVTRSLTALANGQSDVAIECEDRADEIGEIARTVAVFKSNSLERARMRSEQAAASAAAVEQRKSDLRNFVEEFRGSVGGILDKVLTSSSEFERAARQLTDVARSTADLSAQSAGASENASEHVRSAASASDELSQSISEIARRVQESNQISAEAVQQAEATDQRIAQLSEAGARIGDVVKLITSIAEQTNLLALNATIEAARAGDAGRGFAVVAQEVKTLAGQTAKATDEISNQIASMQLATEESVAAIKAISQTIERISGIAGSISAAVEQQKSATHNIAASVRAAVSGTADVAVNVRHAAKGASETGETSSRMFASAQALSGESLHLKAEVDGFLDRVRAA
- a CDS encoding deoxyribodipyrimidine photo-lyase; translated protein: MSDHPALHAAATSGAPVVCLYVLDDSVARPPGGATRWWLAQSLRALGAAIAARGGSLVLRRGPAARMIPELVRETGARSVYWNGIAQAPHQAVERQLEAALARLGVDSQSFPGDLLVPPSAIRTKEGRGLRVFTPFWRRVLSLGDPPKPLPAPKELRPPAMVASDRLESWKLEPAKPDWAGGLRETWTPGEASARARLRDFLGHTVRGYVGDRDRPDREGTSGLSPHLRFGELSPRQVWHAAQFAADEDPALGPGIEKFLSELGWREFCRHLLHDHPDLASENLQTNFDGFPWKRDAKALAAWQRGRTGYPIVDAGLRELWHTGVMHNRVRMVVASFLVKHLLIDWREGEAWFWDTLVDADAGSNPANWQWVAGCGADAAPYFRVFNPQLQGEKFDPDGTYVRRWVPELQEMPAKLIHQPWQATPIELASAGIPLGKTYPHPIIDHARGRERALAAYAKIRKG